From Brassica oleracea var. oleracea cultivar TO1000 chromosome C3, BOL, whole genome shotgun sequence, a single genomic window includes:
- the LOC106331484 gene encoding trihelix transcription factor ASIL2-like: MEDEEEIRSRASSSPDPSPSPPPGGVTVTVASTGPPSYSLTPPSSSSQQQRDPNALALALLPSGGGGGGGSSSNGRASGGGGREDCWSEKATAVLIDAWGERYMELSRGNLKQKHWREVAEIVSGMEDYGKTAKTDIQCKNRIDTVKKKYKQEKVRIASGGGRSRWVFFDKLDRLIGSTAKIPAIGSPGGGLNKIPMGIPMDSRSNVYHQQVKAPPFNNLDRLIGATARVTASSFGGGGGGGNVPMGIPMSSRSSPFGQQGRTLPQQQQVRTLPQQQQGMMMVKRCSESKRWRFSKRNATDSDSEESDAAPMSDDDSGDSLPPPPLSKRTKQGGNKWRELSRAIMRFGEAYEQTENAKLQQVVEMEKERMKFLKEMELQRMQFFVKTQLEISEIKEQGRRMGNTSNDHHKSKNNMNEIVSNDVGN; the protein is encoded by the coding sequence ATGGAGGACGAAGAGGAGATCCGATCTCGCGCCTCCTCTTCCCCCGATCCCTCTCCTTCGCCGCCGCCGGGAGGAGTCACGGTCACGGTGGCTTCGACAGGTCCGCCTTCCTATTCCCTAACTCCTCCGTCCTCCTCCTCGCAGCAGCAGAGAGATCCGAACGCGCTGGCTCTCGCGCTGCTCCCGAGCGGCGGAGGAGGAGGAGGGGGAAGCAGCAGCAACGGGAGAGCGAGCGGCGGCGGCGGGAGGGAGGATTGCTGGAGCGAGAAGGCCACGGCGGTTCTGATCGACGCGTGGGGGGAGAGGTACATGGAGCTGAGCAGGGGGAATCTGAAGCAGAAGCACTGGAGAGAGGTGGCGGAGATCGTGAGCGGGATGGAGGATTACGGCAAGACTGCTAAGACTGATATACAGTGCAAGAACAGGATCGATACGGTGAAGAAGAAGTATAAGCAGGAGAAGGTGAGGATCGCTAGCGGCGGTGGTCGTAGCAGGTGGGTGTTTTTCGATAAGCTTGACCGTTTGATTGGTTCCACGGCGAAGATCCCGGCTATTGGAAGTCCCGGAGGTGGGTTGAATAAGATTCCTATGGGTATTCCGATGGATAGCCGTTCGAATGTGTATCATCAGCAGGTAAAGGCGCCGCCTTTTAATAATCTTGACCGGTTAATCGGAGCTACGGCTAGGGTTACAGCTTCTTCCTTTGGCGGTGGAGGAGGAGGAGGGAATGTCCCTATGGGAATTCCGATGAGTAGCCGTTCAAGTCCGTTCGGACAGCAAGGGAGGACGCTGCCTCAACAACAGCAAGTGAGGACACTGCCTCAGCAACAGCAAGGGATGATGATGGTGAAGAGATGCAGCGAGTCAAAACGCTGGCGTTTCAGCAAGAGGAATGCTACTGATTCAGACTCGGAGGAGTCCGATGCTGCACCGATGTCTGATGATGATTCCGGTGATAGTTTACCACCTCCTCCTCTGTCCAAGAGGACGAAGCAAGGAGGAAACAAGTGGAGGGAGCTAAGCCGTGCGATCATGAGATTCGGCGAAGCTTACGAGCAAACAGAGAATGCGAAACTGCAACAGGTGGTTGAGATGGAGAAAGAGAGGATGAAGTTCTTGAAGGAGATGGAGCTGCAGAGAATGCAGTTCTTTGTGAAGACTCAATTGGAGATATCAGAGATTAAAGAGCAAGGGAGGAGAATGGGTAACACTAGTAATGATCATCACAAGAGCAAAAACAACATGAATGAGATTGTCAGCAACGATGTCGGTAACTAG
- the LOC106331487 gene encoding uncharacterized protein LOC106331487 — MANMNTLQQMIFPDENAPIHRKKSVAAASVKSTKGTVLGQKKKPGGARKALNDITNKSGAHPKASSKNKQLASAAKGEINIAGEMFLHDHSKCIKEQQSLWDDHFSADILLHHDSSSVKGKHLKYDTEMMDGKNNLTCEEPEEIPSPKLTDWLKSSTPWRSPVRHGSLMMPSTPLAWRFDSDEFTLKDDLF; from the exons ATGGCGAACATGAACACTCTTCAACAGATGATCTTCCCTGACGAGAACGCTCCGATTCATCGCAAAA AGAGTGTTGCTGCTGCTTCTGTGAAAAGTACCAAAGGAACTGTTCTTGGTCAGAAGAAGAAACCTGGAGGGGCTCGTAAGGCTCTGAATGATATCACAAACAAGTCTGGTGCTCATCCCAAAGCTTCTTCTAAGAACAAGCAACTCGCGTCTGCTGCAAAGGGAGAAATCAACATAGCTGGAGAGATGTTCTTGCATGATCACAGCAAGTGCATCAAAGAGCAGCAGAGTCTCTGGGATGATCACTTCTCTGCTGATATTCTACTCCACCATG ATTCTTCAAGCGTCAAGGGAAAGCATCTCAAGTATGACACAGAAATG ATGGATGGTAAGAACAATCTGACTTGTGAGGAACCAGAAGAGATTCCATCTCCCAAGCTGACTGATTGGCTCAAGAGCTCAACTCCATGGCGCTCCCCAGTCCGTCATGGCTCTTTGATGATGCCTTCCACTCCTCTGGCTTGGCGTTTTGATTCAGATGAATTCACTCTCAAGGACGACCTCTTCTGA